TCTTTAGCTTTGTAATTACCATCAACGCAAAGCCATTTCTTTGTTTGATTCTCATAGAGATTGAATAAGCGATGGTTTAGGTCGGTTGCTGCTAACACTATTCTGCCATAAAACTCTCCTTGCAGATTTCGAAGCGCTCTTTTCTGCTCGTATTCATAGTCGATTTCGGCTTTGTGCCTGACGTTCGATCGGCTGATTGTCCAGCTTATTAATGCGGATATGGTTAGTGATATAAGCGCAGGAAGCAAGATATTCGTACGTGCATCTGAGAGTGATTGAAGGAACAAAAATAGAGTGTTCATTTTTTTGTCGGATTGCTGGTGTTTACGAGATATGTTTAAAAATAAAAACTAGATATTGTGGCATAGGTTTTTCAAGCTATTTTGACGCGTCCATCTGCGGCTAAAAATCTCTTCCCCGAATCTCGCCCGTTCCCTAACGCACACCTGTCGCATTATCGGTTTGACCTGCTGGCGCTTGTGGGTGTCTATGGCAGCTCTCTGGCCATGAAACGTCTGCTCGCTCCTGTTGCTTTCGCTCTCCTGGGCTGCTCGGCCTGGGCGGTCTATGCTCCGGTGCCGGAAGCCGATCGGGGCGAGCCGTTGATCATCGAAGCGAAAGTTGGCAGCCGTTACGACAGTAACATCTTCGGCTCCCACCGCTTTGAGCAGGACAGCATGGTGGCGCTCTTCGCCCCGCGCGTGAAAGGGCAGGCGAGTCTTGGGGATCAGACCTTTTTGCAGGCCAACTACGGGCTGGAGGCGTCGCACTACTTCGACCGCCCGGGCGACGACACACTGCTGAACCACCAGTTGGGCGTCGTGCTCGACTACACGCCCGACGCGCGCACCTTTATCCGGGCTTCCGAGGCCGTGCGCTACATCAACGACCCGAAGACGATCATCCCGCTCGGCCTCGATGTCGACCAGAGCTACTGGAGCCACCAGAGCGATGTGCACGCGCAGTGGGGCCTGCTGCCGACGATTGCCCTGGGCGCGCGCGGTGGGCTCTACGGCATTCGCTACGATGAGAATCGCCTCGCCCGCGAGCTGGACCGCGACGACGTCTCGGCCGGCGGCGAGGTGCGCTGGAGTGTGTTGCCGGAGGTGGATCTGGTCGGCGAAGCGAATTTCTCCAACGTGGCCTACGACCAGCAGGACGCCTTGCGCGGCAGCGACACGTGGGACTTTCAGGGCGGGATCGACTACCTGCCGGGGCCGCGCTTGCGGATGGGCCTGCGCGCGGGGGTGGAGACACGGGAGCGCAACGACGGCGTCGAGACCGATGCCTTTACCGGCAGTATCAGCCTCGGCTACCGCTATTTGCCCCAGTCGCAGGTGTCGCTGATGGTGTCCCGCGAGTTGCGCGAGACGACGGTGCCCGACATTTTCCCGCAGTCGAAGGTGACGATGGTCTACCTGACCAACGAGCACGACCTGACGGGTCACGATACGCTTTTCCTCACCACGATGCTGCTCTACGAGCACGCCGACCTGGAGGTGAGCCCGCGCTTTGCGGCCTTTGAGGACGATATTTCCGACGACACCGTGCGTGGCGGCCTTGGTCTGAGTTGGCGCTATCGCGACAACTGGCGCGCCGACCTCCAATACGACCTCGACCTCGTGACCAGCGACACGGAGGTGCGCGAACAGGAGCGCCACCGCGTCAGCGTCTCCCTCAGCTACAGCTTCGCACCCTTGCGGTAGGGTGGGCGACAGCTTGTGCGGATGACGCCCGCCAGTGGCACCCCTCCGGGGTGCGGTTGTGTTGCGTGAGTTTCCCCGGGGTATCGGCCCTTGCGGTCCTCGACCCCGCGCTAAGAGCTGCCAAGCCTCCGGCTTGGGGAGGCGCGGCGGTGGTGTTGGAAGGCGCGGCGTGGTGTAAGAGGGGGGCGTTGGTGGTGATTGCCCTACCTCTATACTCCGCTGGATGGCTTGTTTTGTTTGCGTAGGTATGAACCCTCAGCCATACCGACTTCGGCATGTCGTCGACATTTTCCTGCCTGCACCATCATATCGTATTCAGCACCAAAAATCGGGAGCCCTGGCTAAGGGAGGAAGTCCAGGAGCGCCTGTTTCACTATCTAGGCGGGACTGTGAATGGTTTAGGTGGTCAATCCGTTGTGGTCGGAGGCTTCTACGATCATGTGCACCTGTTGGTGCGGATGCGGCCGGTGGATGCCCCGGCGGCTTTTGTGCGTGAGTTGAAGAAGGCAAGCTCGCTTTGGATGAAGCCGCACGAGCCCGCCTTTAGCTGGCAGGAGGGGTATGCGATCTTTTCCACCAGCGTTTCGCATCTGGACGTGGTGGAGCTGTATATCCGCAGCCAGCATGAGCATCACCGGGTGCGGTCATTTGCGGAAGAGTTGGAAGCGCTATTGCAGCGGCATGGGATCGTGTATGATCCAGCGTATTTGGTGTAGCATCGCCCGTGGCTCGTGGCACCCCTCCGGGGTGCGGTTGTGTTGGGTGCGTTTCCCGGGGTATCGGCCCTTGCGGTCCTCAACCCCGCGCTAAGGGCTGCCAAGCCTCCGGCTTGGTGTGGGGCGACAGTGGTGTTTGAAGGCTCAGTTGTTGTACGAGGGTCGCGTTGGAGGTGATTGCCCGTGCTCGTGGCACCCCTCCAGGGTGCGGTTGTGTTGGGTGCGTCTCCCGGGGTATCGGTCCTTGCGGTCCTCAACCCCGCGCTAAGGGCTGCCAAGCCTCCGGCTTGGTGTGGGGCGACAGTGGTGTTTGAAGGCTCGGTTGTGGTGTAAGAGGGGGGGCGTTGGCGGTGATTGCCCTACCTCGATCCTCCGCTGTATGAGCAAGCCGGAGGTTTGCCAGCTCGATAGCCGGTGGTCGAGGGCCGCGCAGCGGGCCGACTACCACCGGAGCGCCGTGATTACCTAAGGCACCCCGGAGGGTGTGCCACAGTGGGGGAAGGGATACTCAGCGAGACGCGTTCACTCCTCAGTCGCCTTTAGCGCGTCCAGCCCGATGTTTTGCGCCACCCAGTCGCAAAAGGCGGCGCTGCCGCCGACGTAGGGGACGAGGGGGGAGCGGACGTGGAAGTGCTTGAGCGGGAAGGCGGGGCCTTGCAGGTAGTGGATCTGCCCGCCGACGGCGGCGACGAGGGCGGAGGCGGCGGCGATGTCCCACACCTTGACCTTGAAGTCGATACAGCCGTCCATCAGGCCGAGGGCCGTGTAGGCGAGGTTGAGCGCGCCGCTGCCCATCACGCGGGCGCGGTAGCGGGTCAACAGCGGGCGCATGGCGTCGTAAAAGCGGTCGGGGATGGGGAAGTGCAGGCCCACCACGCCGTCCTTGCGCTCGAAGGCGTGCGGGGGTGGGGTGAAGCGTTTGCCGTTGCGCCACAGGCCGTGGCCGGGCCCGCCTTCGAGGATCCAGTCCTGGCTGAAGTCGTAGAGGATGCCGTAGACGGGTACGCCGTCTTTCAGCAGGGCGAGCGAAATGGCGCAAAAGGGGATGCCGAGCGCGTAGTTGTTGGTGCCGTCGATGGGATCGAGCACCCAGGCGTAGCGCGCATGGAGGGTCGAGACTTCGTCGAGCGGGTTGCTCTCCTCGGAGCAGTAATCGTCTTCGGGGAAGGAGTTGCGCAGCTCGGTAAAGACGCGCTCGGAGATGGCAAAGTCGGCAAAGGTGACGCGTGTTTCGTCTTCCTTCCACTCGCTGGGCACTTGCCCAAACTGCTTGCGGAAGAAATCCACCTGCTGCTGCACGGCCACGCGCCCGGCGTTGACCCGATGTCGTAGTACCTTGTCCATGTCTTCCTAACGTCGTCGACTGCCGATGCGGATGCGGCGGTCGATGGTGTTGTCTTCTGCTTCCTTTTCCTCCACGCGGGGGGGAGGGGTGTAAACGACTTGCGGGGGTGTGGCGCGGGTAGGAGTAACGACAGGGGTGGTTTCGCGCACTTGGGAAAAATCGCGTTGGGTGGCGCGCGGGGCGTCAGCCAGCTCGCGCAGGCGCTTCAGCTCAGCCGTCTGGCGGTCGAGGGTGGCCTGCAGCTCGGTCAGCGCCTGGCGGGCCTGATGGCGTTCGCTTTCGACGCGCGCAAGGCTTTCGGCGAGGGTCACGTTGCGCCCGGTGGCTTCTTCGCGGGCCAGTTGTTCGACGCCCAGCTCGGCTTCCAGCTTGGCCAGCTTGTCGAGCATCTCCTGCGGTGCGGTCGCCTTTTGTTCGCGCAGGCGGTTGACCTCGGCCTGCAGGGCGGAGCGTTCCTGGATCAGCACGTCCACCGTCTGGTTGAGGCCCTGGATGCGTTTCTGAGCGGCCTCCAGCTCTTGCGTGCGCTCGGCGAGGCGGGCTTCCGTCTGCTGCAGGATGTCGCCGAGCTGGCGCAGGCTGTTTTGCAGACTGGCGATCTCCTGATCGGCGCTGACGGTGGGGAAGTCAGGCGAGGCGAAGCGCAAATCGCCCTCCACCGTTACAAAGTCGTCCGCCTCCTGGCTCCAGAACACGAGCTGGAACGAGCCTTCTTCGACCGTTGGGGTAGCGCGGATGTATTCTTGGCCTGCGACGAGTTCACCTGCCGGGTCTTCGAGCCAGAGGTAGAGCCAAGCGGCCTGATAACCACTACCGAGGGCTTCGCCCTTGAGCGGCAAGAGCAACTCGAGCACGTCGGTCTCGCCGGCGGGGCGGTCGACGATCTCCAGCTCGGCGGGGACATCGGTGCGCTGCGTCATCCAGTAGGTGGCGACGCGGAAGCGGTCGAGCGCCACTTCCCCGAGGTCGGCCACCTTGGCGTAGCGGGTGCCGCCGCGTTTGGCTGCCATCGTGCCGTCTGCCTTTTTGCGCAACATGAGCGAGCCCGAGAGCACGAGGCCTTCCGCCGCCTCCGGCTGCACCGCAGCATCGGATTGCGTGACGACGCCCTCGAACACGAGCGGATAGCCCGGCGCTTCGAGGTCGATCGGTTGCGCGGCGAGGCTCGGCAGGCCCACAAGGGCGCCTGTCGTCACCGTAATCTGCCAAAGTCTGGCCACCGACTGCATGCTTGCTAGTATTGTACCGGGATGAGCGCTGTCCACCGCAATATGGAAACCCCCGCCGACGGGGCAGAGTTGCCAGACTGGGTTTTTGGGCCCGGCTCCGCCATGTGGGAGGTGGGGCGCGAGCTGGCGCTGCTGGTGGGCGGGCCGGCGGCGGCGACCCTCCAGACGGCGCACCCGGGCATCGCCCTCGGGGTGGCGCGGCACTCCCGCTTTCGCGAAAACGCCTTCCACCGCCTGCGTCATACGCTCACGGCCACCTGGACAGTCGGCTTTGGGACGAAGGCGGAGGCGGCGCGCGTGCGGGAAGAGATGGCGGCGATCCATCGGCGCATTACTGGGCCGGAGGGGGCGCGTCGCCCGCAGGTGCAAGACCCGCGCGAGGGGCAGCCGGACTTTCCGCTGGGGCAAGACCACGAGCTGCAGTTCTGGGTGCTCGCAACGTTGATCCAAGGCAGTATCGAGGGTTACGAGCGGGTCCACGGCTCCACGACGCCGGAGCTACGCGAGCGGTATTATCGCGAGATGCAGACCTTCGGCACCTACTTCGGGCTGCCGGAGCGGTACGGCCCGCCGGATTGGGAGGCCTTTCAGGTTTATTACCAGCGCATGATCCACGAGCCGTGGATGGCCAGCTTGCCAGAGTGCTCGGAAATCGCCGAAGCGGTGGCCTTGCCGCCCAAGCCGTGGTGGGCCTGGCTGGCGATGCGGCCCAACCGCTTCCTGCTGGCTGAATTCCTGCCGCGCCCGCTCGATGCCAAGCTGGGCTTCTCGTCCACTCGCTGGACGCGTTTCCAGCGCCGCGTGCTCGACTGGCTGCTGCCGCGCATGGTGCCGCTGCTACCCGCCCCCTTGCGCTACCCGCCGCATTACCTGAAGGCACGCAAACGCGCGAAACGGGCGGGGCAGATGTAGAGCGCCTAAAACAATTCGGCCTGCTGGGCTTGGGTGGTGATCCAGCGCTCCGGTTCGAGCAGGCAGGGGAGCAGGTCGGGGTGGTCGCCGAGGTCTTCGAGGGCAGCGCAAAGCACCAGAGCGGAGGCAAGCGCATCGTAGAGCGCGCAGTGCGGGCGGCTGCGGTCGGGCGGGCAATGGGCCGCCACGAGCGCTTCGAGTTGGGCGTCGAGCCCGTGCGCGGTCACGACTTCGCAGACGCCGTGGCTGGCGAGTTGGGGCCAGCAGGCGCGGGCCAGTCGCAAGGTGCAGAGCCACGGAGCCCAATCGGGTTGTTCGCCGGCGCTGCCCCAGTGCGGCACAAAGGGCGGGAAGGCCCAGTGGTGCTTCAGGAGTCGGTGCTCGACCCAGCAGTTATGGGCGGCAAACACCCCCGTGCGTCGCCAGTCGACGAAGCGCTGGTAGTCGTCGGCAAAGGGCGCTTGGCCGCTCAATTGGGGGGCGCGCAGGCCGTGGACCATCGAGTCTGCCGCCGGGATGTCGGCCAGCGGTGCGCAGAGGCGGGTGGCGGAGGAGACGACTTGCCCATCCTGCACGGTGGCCACGCCGTATTCGATCACCCCGTAGCGGGGGTGTCCTTCGAAGTCGATCACGTGGATGGGCGGGAGGCTCATGAACTCAACGCGCACCTTAGGGCAAGGGCGTGTCGGGTGGCAAGGTTGGCGGTAAGCACAAAAAAGCCGCCCGTTTCCCGGCGGCTGAAAGGTGGGCCGATCTGGCTGCGCTCTAGCGGGAGCGGCGGCGGAGGGCGACGAAGCCCAGCACGCCCAGCCCCGCAATGGCCGCATAGGTCGAGGGCTCGGGGACGACTGGCGAGTAAAGCGTGGCGGCGTTCGAGATCACACTCCCATCACCACCAGATATCAGATATACCTCGTAGCTACCGTCGGTGAAAGTCTCGGAGATTACGCCGTCGTTTGAGATCGTGCCTCCGGCAAAGCGAATCGTGTCGCCTTCCGTGAAGGTGCCGCTGTAAGTCATCCCGAACCAAATGAGCCCCCCTTCATTCAGAAGGCTGAAATCGTTGTTTGTATAAAAGCCGCCACTGGCGCCCAGGAATGAAACCCCTGCTTTGTCACTACTCCAGGCGGAAGCATCGCCCGCGACAGATGAAGTATCTGCTTGGAAGCTGGGCATTTGCCCCACGGCTATGCCAATGCCGATGAACAGATCATTCATGATGCTGGTGTCGGGTAAAACCCACTCGATCGCAGGCAGCGTGATGTTCAAGGGGCTGCCGTTGCCGCCGGTAAACTCGACGTTGATGGCCGCATGAGTGGCTGATGCGGCTGAAGCCCCGAGGGCGCTCAAGAGGAAAAATCGGTGTAGAGACATATTCAGAAGGCAGATGTAGGTTGATGTGCTGCTGCGCGCGGCTTGAGGGCATCCACGACGCGGCGTTAGAAAATATCAGTCGATCATGGCGGTGATGGCAATAGCGATGACAACTGCCGTTATGAATTTATTGCGGCGTGTTTGCACGACGGAGCCTCAGGGTCGATCGCGCCAATGCACAAAAAAGCCGCCCGTTCCCGGCGGCTGAAAAGTGGGTCGATCTGGCTGCGCTCTAGCGGGAGCGGCGGCGGAGGGCGACGAAGCCCAGCACGCCCAGACCCGCAACGGCTGCGTAGGTCGAAGGCTCGGGGACGACGGGGGAGGTTGGCGCGGCCGTTCCCGAAACCACTGCTCCAGAAAGCCCGGAGATCAGGTATACCTCGTAGTTTCCGTCGGCAAAGGATTGGGCGACGCTGGAGGTGTTTGAGATCGTGCCCCCAGCGAAGTTGACGGTGTCGCCGTCAGCAAACGAGCCGGTAAAGCTCATGCCAAACCAGATAATGCCCCCGGCGTTCAGGGGATCGAAGTTGTTGTTCACATAGAAGTTAGCGTCAACAGGGGAGAAAGAGATCTCCTCATTGTTGCTGCTCCAATCAGCGCTATCGCCACCAGTCGAGGCGTCCGCACGTGCCATGCTTGGCGTTTGCCCCATCTGAATGCCGATACCAAAAACAGAAGAATATGCATTCATCCCGCTGGCATCCGGGAGTTCCCACTCAATAGCGGGAAGCGTAATGCTGAGAGGGCTGCCGTTGCCGCCGGAGAATGCGACGTAAACGGCGGCATGCGCGGTGGGCAGAGCGGTGATGGCGGCTGCGGCAGCCAGAATGAGTTGCGCGTGAGACATGAGTCGAGAGGCCTTGGAAAAGGTTGATTGAGATCGAGTCGAGTGAAGAGCCCTGTCGGCTCTCCGTGATAACGGCATAGGCTCTTGACCGGAGTGCAACACCATAAGCCGCCTGCGACTGACTATCTTACAGCGCATTTGCCCGGAAGACCTTCAGCAGGTCATCGCGGGCAGCGGTTTGCGGCTGTTGCTGGAGCCAGAGGGCGATCTTGCGCTCCTTGGGGGCGGCGAGGACTTCGGCGAGGCGCTGGGCGCGGTAGGTGCGCGTCACTTCGTCGGCCAGCATCAGGTCGCGCAGGAGCGTCTCGACTTGTTCGGGCATGAGGTCGTCGCGCGCGATGGACTTGAGGGCCGCGAAGTCGGGAGCCTCACCGGTCGATTCCTGCAACCAGAGGCCCACTTCGCGCTCTTCCCAAGAGAAGTCGGGGTCGTCGATCGAGACGCCGGTGGGGGCCTGGTGCATCCCGAGCGAGGCGAGGAAGCCGAGGAAAAAGGCGCAGCCGACGGATGCCAGCCAGGCCACGAGATACATGAAGACGGTGAGGTAGTGGCGCATCGGAGCGGCGGCTTACTGCTGTTGTTGCTGGATCTGCTGCTGGGGCACCTGCGGGGCTTGTTGCTGCAGGGGCTGGCCTTGGCGTTCGGCCTTCATCTGGGCGGCGAGCGCGGGGTCGTAGCCGGGGATGCGGCCTTCGTCGAAGTCGATCAGGTCGCA
The sequence above is drawn from the Verrucomicrobiota bacterium JB022 genome and encodes:
- a CDS encoding outer membrane beta-barrel protein, with translation MKRLLAPVAFALLGCSAWAVYAPVPEADRGEPLIIEAKVGSRYDSNIFGSHRFEQDSMVALFAPRVKGQASLGDQTFLQANYGLEASHYFDRPGDDTLLNHQLGVVLDYTPDARTFIRASEAVRYINDPKTIIPLGLDVDQSYWSHQSDVHAQWGLLPTIALGARGGLYGIRYDENRLARELDRDDVSAGGEVRWSVLPEVDLVGEANFSNVAYDQQDALRGSDTWDFQGGIDYLPGPRLRMGLRAGVETRERNDGVETDAFTGSISLGYRYLPQSQVSLMVSRELRETTVPDIFPQSKVTMVYLTNEHDLTGHDTLFLTTMLLYEHADLEVSPRFAAFEDDISDDTVRGGLGLSWRYRDNWRADLQYDLDLVTSDTEVREQERHRVSVSLSYSFAPLR
- the tnpA gene encoding IS200/IS605 family transposase, with amino-acid sequence MSSTFSCLHHHIVFSTKNREPWLREEVQERLFHYLGGTVNGLGGQSVVVGGFYDHVHLLVRMRPVDAPAAFVRELKKASSLWMKPHEPAFSWQEGYAIFSTSVSHLDVVELYIRSQHEHHRVRSFAEELEALLQRHGIVYDPAYLV
- a CDS encoding inositol monophosphatase family protein; the encoded protein is MDKVLRHRVNAGRVAVQQQVDFFRKQFGQVPSEWKEDETRVTFADFAISERVFTELRNSFPEDDYCSEESNPLDEVSTLHARYAWVLDPIDGTNNYALGIPFCAISLALLKDGVPVYGILYDFSQDWILEGGPGHGLWRNGKRFTPPPHAFERKDGVVGLHFPIPDRFYDAMRPLLTRYRARVMGSGALNLAYTALGLMDGCIDFKVKVWDIAAASALVAAVGGQIHYLQGPAFPLKHFHVRSPLVPYVGGSAAFCDWVAQNIGLDALKATEE
- a CDS encoding oxygenase MpaB family protein translates to MSAVHRNMETPADGAELPDWVFGPGSAMWEVGRELALLVGGPAAATLQTAHPGIALGVARHSRFRENAFHRLRHTLTATWTVGFGTKAEAARVREEMAAIHRRITGPEGARRPQVQDPREGQPDFPLGQDHELQFWVLATLIQGSIEGYERVHGSTTPELRERYYREMQTFGTYFGLPERYGPPDWEAFQVYYQRMIHEPWMASLPECSEIAEAVALPPKPWWAWLAMRPNRFLLAEFLPRPLDAKLGFSSTRWTRFQRRVLDWLLPRMVPLLPAPLRYPPHYLKARKRAKRAGQM
- a CDS encoding 3'-5' exonuclease, whose protein sequence is MSLPPIHVIDFEGHPRYGVIEYGVATVQDGQVVSSATRLCAPLADIPAADSMVHGLRAPQLSGQAPFADDYQRFVDWRRTGVFAAHNCWVEHRLLKHHWAFPPFVPHWGSAGEQPDWAPWLCTLRLARACWPQLASHGVCEVVTAHGLDAQLEALVAAHCPPDRSRPHCALYDALASALVLCAALEDLGDHPDLLPCLLEPERWITTQAQQAELF
- a CDS encoding PEP-CTERM sorting domain-containing protein yields the protein MSALGASAASATHAAINVEFTGGNGSPLNITLPAIEWVLPDTSIMNDLFIGIGIAVGQMPSFQADTSSVAGDASAWSSDKAGVSFLGASGGFYTNNDFSLLNEGGLIWFGMTYSGTFTEGDTIRFAGGTISNDGVISETFTDGSYEVYLISGGDGSVISNAATLYSPVVPEPSTYAAIAGLGVLGFVALRRRSR
- a CDS encoding PEP-CTERM sorting domain-containing protein, whose protein sequence is MSHAQLILAAAAAITALPTAHAAVYVAFSGGNGSPLSITLPAIEWELPDASGMNAYSSVFGIGIQMGQTPSMARADASTGGDSADWSSNNEEISFSPVDANFYVNNNFDPLNAGGIIWFGMSFTGSFADGDTVNFAGGTISNTSSVAQSFADGNYEVYLISGLSGAVVSGTAAPTSPVVPEPSTYAAVAGLGVLGFVALRRRSR